The Streptomyces lienomycini sequence CGATCATCGGCATCCCGCTCGGCATCGCCAACTTCAAGCTGATCCCCGTCTCACTGCTCCCGCTGGGGCGCGAGATCGTGCGGACGGACCAGCCGTTCACGGCCGGTCCCACGCAGCGGACCGGCTGGTAGACACCCTCGTCGTTCAACCCCGTTGTCCACAACTTCCGGGTTGTCCACAGGCCCGCCCGGATGTCAGTGGCGGCCTGCATCATGAATCCATGACCGAGATCGAGCAGTTGTTGGAACGGGTGGCCGCCAAGGCGCGGGACGTCCGCCCGTGGGGCTGGGACTCCCTGCCCGAGCCCGTGGACGGAGCGGCGCCCGGCCGGGCCGAGGCCGCCCTGGGCTTCCCGCTCCCCTCGCTGCTCGCCGAGCTGTACCTGCGCATAGGGGACGGCGGATTCGGCCCGGAATACGGTCTGCTGCCTCTGCTCGACAGCCCGCCCGCCGGCGAGCCCGCCGCCGTCGTCCAGTACCTCGCCAACCGCGACGACGGCGACAAGGACCCCGACTGGCCCTGGCCCGAGGGCGTCCTCCCGATATCCCACTGGGGCTGCGCGATGTACGCGTGCGTCGACTGCCGCTCCCCACAGGCCACCGTCCTGCTCTTCGAGCCCAACGCCGGTGACGTCGACCACGCCTGGTACGTCGACGCCCCGAGCCTCACGGACTGGCTGCGCAACTGGGTCGACGGCACGGGCTGGTACGAGGAGGCCAACGAGGGACCGGAGCCGACCCCGTGGGCCGACTTCCCCCTACGCGCGGGGAGAGGGACCGCCGCTGCGCCCGCACAGACCCTGAGACCCCCTGAGACGAACGGACCGAGCCGCTCCCACAGGACGTGAGGTGCCGACGCCAGGCTCGCCGAGCCGCTGCCCCGTGCCCATGGACCTACGTGTCTCCCGAGGCCGGATACCGGCCGGCCGGGCCGGGCCGGGGACATGGCGTTGCAGTAGGCGACGACGGCTGCCACGGCGAGGGCGGGGCGGTGAAGAGCCCGGCACCGGTCACGGAGCCGAGCCCCACGACGGCAGCATCGCCCAGCCCGCCGGGTCCGACGCAGTGCCGAATCCGCGGGTGTCATGGCGGCGCACCGCACTGATCAGCCTGATCAGCGCAACCACCGGGCGCGGTCGGAACGTCCTCCCCACCAAGAAGACATGAACACCGCGGAGGAACGAGCCCACGGCACTGGGACAGCGCGGGCACAGCGAGAAAGGGCAGGATCACGGCATGACCGTCATCGGCTGGATCATCCTCGGACTTTTTGCCGGAGCCATCGCCAAGTTCCTGCTGCCGGGCCGCGACCCGGGCGGGTTCATAGGAACCACCGTCATCGGCATCGCCGGTGCGTTCATCGGCGGCTGGATATCGGCCCGCTGGCTGGACCACCCGATCAGCAAGGACTTCTACGACGGTGCCACCTGGGCGGCCGCGATCGGCGGTTCCCTCGTGCTCCTGGTCGCCTACCGGCTCCTGTTCGGCAACTCGCGCGACTGACACGCGCGGACCGCGAACGGAAAGGGTGGGCACCGCCGGGTGCCCACCCTTTCCGCCGACGGAGGGCCGACGGGGACCTGTGCGCCACCGTGTCCTCGGCTCAGCAGGTCACCGGCTCAGCAGGTCACCGGCTCAGCAGGTCACCGGTAGTTCACGAACTGCAGCGCGAAGTCGAAGTCCTGGCCCTTCAGCAGGGCGATCACGGTCTGCAGGTCGTCCCGGCTCTTCGAGGAGACCCGCAGTTCCTCGCCCTGCACCTGGGCCTTCACGCCCTTGGGGCCCTCGTCGCGGATGAGCTTGGCCACCTTCTTCGCGTTGTCCTGGGAAATGCCCTCCTCGATCGACGCGAAGATCTTGTACTCCTTGCCGGAGAGCTGGGGCTCGCCCGCGTCCAGAGCCTTGAGCGAGATGCCGCGCTTGATCAGCTTGGACTGGAAGACGTCGAGGACTGCGCTCACCCGGTCCTCGGAGTTGGCCTCCATGAGGATCTTCTCCCCGGACCACGAGATCGAGGCCCCCACGCCCTTGAAGTCGTAGCGCTGCGAGATCTCCTTGGCGGCCTGGTTGAGGGCGTTGTCGACCTCCTGCCGCTCGACCTTCGAGACGATGTCGAAACTGGAGTCGGCCATGTCCTGTGGCTCCTTGTATCTGGGTGCGTGTCGGGCCGCGTATCGGGTCCGTACCGGCATACGTCGACGGCCACCGGGCCCCGCAGGGTCCTCGGCCGCATCCGGACAAGCCTAGTCACCCGCCGCACCCCGGGCGGCGATCAATCGGGTGGCGAAGCACCCCGCCACATCAGGTATTGTTTACGTCGTTGCCACGGAGCACCACCGAAAGGCGGTTCGAAGGGCAGCGAACCCCGGCGGTGTGCCCGAGCGGCCAAAGGGAGCAGACTGTAAATCTGCCGGCTCAGCCTTCCCAGGTTCGAATCCTGGCGCCGCCACACGGGAACGAAAGGGCCCCGTGACCTGTCTTAATGGCAGGTCACGGGGCCCTTCGTCATGGGGTGACGTCCTGGTGGCCGGGAAGAGGGGGCTGGGGCGGGGCTGGGGCGTGGCCTCGGGGGGTGTGGGGCGGGGGCAGACTGGTGTCATGGTGTCGTCCTCCCGCCGCAGGATCTGCCCCGAGTGCCGTCGCGAGATCGCCGTCGTCGCCGGGCGGTACGCGCGTCATGACCCGCCGGGTGCGCGGGGGAGTGGTGACCTGGTGTCCTGCCCGGGTTCGCGTCGGCCGGCGCAACTCGGTGCGGCTCAGCCGTCCTTGGACGGGTACCTCGTCCCCGACTTCCCCGGGCAGCTGCCCCTGTTCTGACCGGACGTCCGCTCCGCGCGGCCCTCAGTTCCCGGCCACCGACTTCACCGCCACCGACGCGGGCGTCGAACCGCTGATCAGCTCCAGCGTCAGGCCGTTCGTGGCCGGGGTGTCGACCAGTTCCGCCAGGACGGCGGCGACGTCGTCGCGCGGGACGGGGCCGCGGCCGGTGTGGGCCTCCAGGCGGACGAGGCCCGTGCCCGCCTCGTCCGTCAGGGAGCCGGGGCGCAGGATCGTCCAGTCCAACGCGTCCAGCGAACCGACGTACGCGTCCGCCTCGCCCTTGGCGCGCAGGTAGACGTCGAAGATCTCGTCGCCTTCGTGCCGGGAGTCGGCGCCCATGGACGACACGACCACGAGGCGCCGTACGCCCGCCAGGACCGCAGCGTCCGCGAAGAGGACCGCCGCCGCCTTGTCCACCGTGTCCTTGCGGGCCGCCCCGCTGCCGGGGCCCGCGCCCGCCGCGAAGACGGCCGCGTCGGCACCCCGCAACCGCTCCGCCACCTCCTCGACCGAGGCCGACTCCAGGTCCAGCACGATCGGTTCGGCGCCGGCCGCCCGCAGATCGTCGGCCTGCTCGGCCTTGCGGATGATGCCCGCCACCTCGTCACCGCGCGCGGCGAGCAACCGCTCCAGCCGCAGCGCGATCTGACCATGACCACCAGCGATGACAATGCGCATGCCTTCGACCGTACGCCCCGACGGCCGTCCGCGCCGCACGACTTCGACCGCCCGCGTCGCACCACCTCGGCGCCCAGCCCGCTCCCCACCGGGCCGCTCCCACAAGGTCTCCCCACAGACATTCCTCACGGGCCTCCCTTACGGGCCTCCCTCACAGGGCTTCACCCACGTATTCCCTCCCGCCGGCCTCTCTCGCGGGCCCTCTCCCCAGCGGGCCTTCTCCCCAGGAGGCCTCAGGCCAGGAGGCCTCAGGCCAGGTCCCCGCGCCCGTCACGGCCGTCTCGGCCGTCTCGCCGCCCCTGCCCGCCGCGCCCCTGCCGGGGCAGCCCCAGGTCCGTCGAGGCGGTCGAGTCGCCGTACTCCCGTACCGCGCTGGTCCGCGCCACCACGCGCCCCCGGTGCACCACGATCCGGCTGTACGCGAGGGACAGCGCGCCCGCCAGCCGGTCCCCGCGTACGGCGACGAGTTCGGCCGGGAAACCCGCCTCCACTCGTACCTCGGGCAGGCCGAGGGCCTCCCGTGCCGCCGTGCTCACCGCGTCGTACGCCTCCTCGGGGCGCAGCCCG is a genomic window containing:
- a CDS encoding SMI1/KNR4 family protein; translated protein: MTEIEQLLERVAAKARDVRPWGWDSLPEPVDGAAPGRAEAALGFPLPSLLAELYLRIGDGGFGPEYGLLPLLDSPPAGEPAAVVQYLANRDDGDKDPDWPWPEGVLPISHWGCAMYACVDCRSPQATVLLFEPNAGDVDHAWYVDAPSLTDWLRNWVDGTGWYEEANEGPEPTPWADFPLRAGRGTAAAPAQTLRPPETNGPSRSHRT
- a CDS encoding GlsB/YeaQ/YmgE family stress response membrane protein, with the protein product MTVIGWIILGLFAGAIAKFLLPGRDPGGFIGTTVIGIAGAFIGGWISARWLDHPISKDFYDGATWAAAIGGSLVLLVAYRLLFGNSRD
- a CDS encoding YajQ family cyclic di-GMP-binding protein, producing the protein MADSSFDIVSKVERQEVDNALNQAAKEISQRYDFKGVGASISWSGEKILMEANSEDRVSAVLDVFQSKLIKRGISLKALDAGEPQLSGKEYKIFASIEEGISQDNAKKVAKLIRDEGPKGVKAQVQGEELRVSSKSRDDLQTVIALLKGQDFDFALQFVNYR
- a CDS encoding NAD(P)H-binding protein, translated to MRIVIAGGHGQIALRLERLLAARGDEVAGIIRKAEQADDLRAAGAEPIVLDLESASVEEVAERLRGADAAVFAAGAGPGSGAARKDTVDKAAAVLFADAAVLAGVRRLVVVSSMGADSRHEGDEIFDVYLRAKGEADAYVGSLDALDWTILRPGSLTDEAGTGLVRLEAHTGRGPVPRDDVAAVLAELVDTPATNGLTLELISGSTPASVAVKSVAGN